In the Flavobacterium acetivorans genome, one interval contains:
- a CDS encoding pyridoxine 5'-phosphate synthase, with product MTKLSVNINKIATLRNARGGNVPDLLKVATDIQKFGAQGITIHPRPDERHIRYQDARDLKAIVYTEYNIEGNPQHNFIDLVLECKPDQVTLVPDAIGAITSSAGWDTIKNQAYLTEMIQEFQRNGIRTSIFVDPVLEMIEEAKKTGTDRIELYTEAFAHQYSLGNENGIDPYIKSAVLANELGLGINAGHDLSLDNIQFFKQNIPGLLEVSIGHALISEALYLGLENVVNMYLQKLK from the coding sequence ATGACAAAGTTAAGTGTAAATATCAACAAAATAGCTACTTTACGTAATGCGCGTGGAGGAAATGTTCCCGATTTATTGAAGGTAGCCACCGACATTCAAAAATTTGGCGCACAAGGAATCACGATTCATCCGCGTCCGGATGAACGTCACATTCGTTATCAAGATGCACGCGATTTAAAAGCAATCGTTTACACCGAATACAATATAGAAGGAAATCCACAACATAATTTCATCGACTTGGTTTTAGAATGTAAACCGGATCAAGTTACTTTGGTTCCTGATGCGATTGGAGCGATTACTTCTTCGGCAGGATGGGATACCATAAAAAACCAAGCGTATTTGACCGAGATGATTCAGGAATTTCAACGCAACGGCATTCGAACTTCCATTTTTGTGGATCCCGTTTTAGAAATGATTGAAGAAGCCAAAAAAACCGGTACAGATAGAATCGAATTGTACACTGAAGCTTTTGCACATCAATACAGTTTGGGAAATGAAAACGGAATTGATCCTTACATAAAATCCGCGGTTTTGGCTAATGAATTGGGACTTGGGATCAACGCAGGTCATGATTTGAGTTTAGATAATATTCAATTTTTCAAACAAAACATCCCCGGTTTACTCGAGGTTTCCATCGGGCACGCACTGATTTCTGAGGCATTGTACTTGGGCTTGGAGAATGTGGTTAATATGTATTTACAAAAATTAAAATGA